A genomic segment from Glycine soja cultivar W05 chromosome 18, ASM419377v2, whole genome shotgun sequence encodes:
- the LOC114395023 gene encoding PRA1 family protein B1-like, with product MASPSPSPSPQQQQLQVLPVSNPQTTEPPPQPPQSAFRFLLSFATDNLRHKLSNRRPWPELLDHTAMSKPLSFSEATLRIRHNISYFRINYYIVVSLILAVSLLTSPFSLVLLLGLLASWLFLYLLRPADRPLQLLGRTFSDFETLSLLLATTFVLLFLTSLGSLLVTAFSVSVALVAAHAALRVPEDLFLDEGGTNQPAGFLSILRAAVAVPPSPAPPAPGVRG from the coding sequence ATGgcttctccctctccctctccttccccacaacaacaacaactacaagTTCTCCCCGTCTCAAACCCTCAAACCACCGAACCGCCACCGCAACCGCCGCAATCCGCATTCCGCTTCCTCCTATCATTTGCCACCGATAACCTCCGCCACAAGCTCTCCAACCGCCGCCCTTGGCCGGAACTCCTCGACCACACCGCCATGTCGAAGCCTCTGTCATTCTCCGAAGCCACCCTCCGCATCCGCCACAACATCTCCTACTTTCGCATCAACTATTACATCGTTGTGTCCCTCATCCTCGCCGTGTCCCTCCTCACCAGCCCCTTCTCCCTCGTCCTCCTCCTCGGCCTCCTCGCCTCGTGGCTCTTCCTCTACCTCCTCCGCCCCGCCGACCGCCCCCTCCAGCTTCTCGGCCGCACCTTCTCCGACTTTGAGACGCTCTCCCTCCTCCTCGCCACCACCTTCGTCCTTTTGTTCCTCACCTCCCTCGGCTCCCTCCTCGTCACCGCCTTCAGCGTCTCCGTCGCCCTCGTCGCCGCCCACGCTGCCCTCAGGGTCCCCGAGGATCTCTTCCTCGACGAGGGCGGCACGAACCAGCCCGCCGGGTTCCTGTCCATCCTCCGCGCTGCTGTCGCCGTTCCTCCCTCGCCCGCGCCACCCGCCCCCGGCGTCCGCGGCTGA